From Pan troglodytes isolate AG18354 chromosome 9, NHGRI_mPanTro3-v2.0_pri, whole genome shotgun sequence, the proteins below share one genomic window:
- the CORO1B gene encoding coronin-1B, which translates to MSFRKVVRQSKFRHVFGQPVKNDQCYEDIRVSRVTWDSTFCAVNPKFLAVIVEASGGGAFLVLPLSKTGRIDKAYPTVCGHTGPVLDIDWCPHNDEVIASGSEDCTVMVWQIPENGLTSPLTEPVVVLEGHTKRVGIITWHPTARNVLLSAGCDNVVLIWNVGTAEELYRLDSLHPDLIYNVSWNHSGSLFCSACKDKSVRIIDPRRGTLVAEREKAHEGARPMRAIFLADGKVFTTGFSRMSERQLALWDPENLEEPMALQELDSSNGALLPFYDPDTSVVYVCGKGDSSIRYFEITEEPPYIHFLNTFTSKEPQRGMGSMPKRGLEVSKCEIARFYKLHERKCEPIVMTVPRKSDLFQDDLYPDTAGPEAALEAEEWVSGRDADPILISLREAYVPSKQRDLKISRRNVLSDSRPAMAPGSSHLGAPASTTTAADATPSGSLARAGEAGKLEEVMQELRALRALVKEQGDRICRLEEQLGRMENGDA; encoded by the exons ATGTCCTTCCGCAAAGTGGTCCGGCAGAGCAAATTCCGGCATGTGTTCGGGCAGCCGGTCAAGAACGACCAGTGCTATGAGGACATTCGCGTGTCCCGTGTTACCTGGGACAGCACCTTCTGCGCCGTCAACCCCAAGTTCCTGGCGGTGATTGTGGAGGCCAGTGGAGGGGGTGCCTTTCTGGTGCTCCCCCTAAGCAAG ACGGGCCGCATTGACAAGGCCTACCCGACGGTGTGTGGGCACACAGGACCTGTCCTGGACATCGATTGGTGTCCTCACAACGACGAAGTCATAGCCAGCGGCTCGGAGGACTGCACGGTCATG GTGTGGCAGATCCCAGAGAACGGGCTGACCTCCCCGCTGACAGAGCCGGTGGTGGTACTGGAGGGGCACACCAAGCGAGTGGGCATCATCACCTGGCACCCCACGGCCCGAAACGTGCTGCTCAGTGCAG GCTGCGACAACGTGGTACTCATCTGGAATGTGGGCACAGCGGAGGAGCTGTACCGCCTGGACAGCCTGCACCCTGACCTCATCTACAATGTCAGCTGGAACCACAGTGGCAGCCTGTTTTGCTCAGCATGCAAGGACAAGAGTGTGCGCATCATCGACCCCCGTCGGGGCACCCTGGTGGCA GAGCGGGAGAAGGCTCATGAGGGGGCCCGGCCCATGCGGGCCATCTTCCTGGCAGATGGCAAGGTGTTCACCACAGGCTTCAGCCGAATGAGCGAGCGGCAGCTGGCACTCTGGGACCCA GAAAACCTCGAGGAACCCATGGCCCTGCAGGAACTGGACTCGAGCAACGGGGCCCTGCTGCCCTTCTACGACCCCGACACCAGTGTGGTCTACGTCTGCGGCAAg GGTGACTCCAGCATCCGGTACTTTGAGATCACAGAGGAGCCTCCCTACATCCACTTCCTGAACACGTTCACCAGCAAGGAGCCGCAGCGGGGTATGGGCAGCATGCCCAAGCGGGGCCTGGAGGTCAGCAAGTGCGAGATCGCCCG GTTCTACAAACTGCATGAGCGCAAGTGTGAGCCCATCGTCATGACTGTGCCAAGAAAG TCGGACCTCTTCCAGGATGATCTGTACCCCGACACAGCCGGGCCCGAGgcagccctggaggctgaggagtgggTGAGCGGGCGGGATGCCGACCCGATCCTCATCTCACTGAGGGAGGCCTACGTGCCCAGCAAGCAGCGGGACCTGAAGATCAGCCGGCGCAACGTGTTGTCTGACAGCCGGCCCGCCATGGCCCCGGGCTCCTCCCACCTAGGGGCCCCCGCCTCCACCACCACTGCTGCTGATGCCACCCCCAGCGGCAGCCTGGCCAGAGCCGGG GAGGCTGGGAAGCTGGAGGAGGTGATGCAGGAGCTGCGGGCCCTGAGGGCGCTGGTCAAGGAGCAGGGCGACCGCATCTGTCGCCTGGAGGAGCAGCTGGGCCGCATGGAGAACGGGGATGCGTAG
- the RPS6KB2 gene encoding ribosomal protein S6 kinase beta-2 — protein sequence MAAVFDLDLETEEGSEGEGEPELSPADACPLAELRAAGLEPVGHYEEVELTETSVNLGPERIGPHCFELLRVLGKGGYGKVFQVRKVQGTNLGKIYAMKVLRKAKIVRNAKDTAHTRAERNILESVKHPFIVELAYAFQTGGKLYLILECLSGGELFTHLEREGIFLEDTACFYLAEITLALGHLHSQGIIYRDLKPENIMLSSQGHIKLTDFGLCKESIHEGAVTHTFCGTIEYMAPEILVRSGHNRAVDWWSLGALMYDMLTGSPPFTAENRKKTMDKIIKGKLALPPYLTPDARDLVKKFLKRNPSQRIGGGPGDAADVQRHPFFRHMNWDDLLAWRVDPPFRPCLQSEEDVSQFDTRFTRQTPVDSPDDTALSESANQAFLGFTYVAPSVLDSIKEGFSFQPKLRSPRRLNSSPRAPISPLKFSPFEGFRPSPSLPEPTELPLPPVLPPPPPSTTAPLPIRPPSGTKKSKRGRGRPGH from the exons ATGGCGGCCGTGTTTGATTTGGATTTGGAGACGGAGGAAGGCAGCGAGGGCGAGGGCGAGCCAGAGCTCAGCCCCGCG GACGCGTGTCCCCTTGCCGAGTTGAGGGCAGCTGGCCTAGA GCCTGTGGGACACTATGAAGAGGTGGAGCTGACTGAGACCAGCGTGAACCTTGGCCCAGAGCGCATCGGGCCCCACTGCTTTGAGCTGCTGCGTGTGCTGGGCAAGGGGGGCTATGGCAAG GTGTTCCAGGTGCGAAAGGTGCAAGGCACCAACTTGGGCAAAATATATGCCATGAAAGTCCTAAGGAAG GCCAAAATTGTGCGCAATGCCAAGGACACAGCACACACACGGGCTGAGCGGAACATTCTAGAGTCAGTGAAGCACCCCTTTATTGTGGAACTGGCCTATGCCTTCCAGACTGGTGGCAAACTCTACCTCATCCTTGAGTGCCTCAGTG GTGGCGAGCTCTTCACGCATCTGGAGCGAGAGGGCATCTTCCTGGAAGATACGGCCTG CTTCTACCTGGCTGAGATCACGCTGGCCCTGGGCCATCTCCACTCCCAGGGCATCATCTACCGGGACCTCAAGCCCGAGAACATCATGCTCAGCAGCCAGG GCCACATCAAACTGACCGACTTTGGACTCTGCAAGGAGTCTATCCATGAGGGCGCCGTCACTCACACCTTCTGCGGCACCATTGAGTACAT GGCCCCTGAGATTCTGGTGCGCAGTGGCCACAACCGGGCTGTGGACTGGTGGAGCCTGGGGGCCCTGATGTACGACATGCTCACTGGATCG ccgccCTTCACCGCAGAGAACCGGAAGAAAACCATGGATAAGATCATCAAGGGCAAGCTGGCGCTGCCCCCCTACCTCACCCCAGATGCCCGGGACCTTGTCAAAAAG TTTCTGAAACGGAATCCCAGCCAGCGGATTGGGGGTGGCCCAGGGGATGCTGCTGATGTGCAG AGACATCCCTTTTTCCGGCACATGAATTGGGACGACCTTCTGGCCTGGCGTGTGGACCCCCCTTTCAGGCCCTGTCTG CAGTCAGAGGAGGACGTGAGCCAGTTTGATACCCGCTTCACACGGCAGACGCCGGTGGACAGTCCTGATGACACAGCCCTCAGCGAGAGTGCCAACCAGGCCTTCCTG GGCTTCACATACGTGGCGCCGTCTGTCCTGGACAGCATCAAGGAGGGCTTCTCCTTCCAGCCCAAGCTGCGCTCACCCAGGCGCCTCAACAGTAGCCCCCGGGCCCCCATCAG CCCCCTCAAGTTCTCCCCTTTTGAGGGGTTTcggcccagccccagcctgccGGAGCCCACGGAGCTACCTCTACCTCCAGTCCTGCCACCGCCGCCGCCCTCGACCACCGCCCCTCTCCCCATCCGTCCCCCCTCAGGGACCAAGAAGTCCAAGAGGGGCCGTGGGCGTCCAGGGCACTAG
- the PTPRCAP gene encoding protein tyrosine phosphatase receptor type C-associated protein codes for MQGCIQLQVGAAASLEDRPGSPASSRETGEGLVWTRGPAAGRGRWGMWAGSGSLGHPSLQTSTELTSRSTQPELEVGARHGGACGPMALPCTLGLGMLLALPGALGSGGSAEDSVGSSSVTVVLLLLLLLLLATGLALAWRRLSRDSGGYYHPARLGAALWGRTRRLLWASPPGRWLQARAELGSTDNDLERQEDEQDADYDHVADGGLQADPGEGEQQCGEASSPEQVPVRAEEARDSDTEGDLVLGSPGPASAGGSAEALLSDLHAFAGSAAWDDSARAAGGQGLHVTAL; via the exons ATGCAAGGCTGCATCCAGCTTCAAGTTGGTGCTGCTGCTTCCTTGGAGGACAGGCCCGGCAGCCCAGCCTCCTCCAGAGAGACTGGGGAGGGTCTGGTGTGGACCAGGGGTCCTGCagcagggaggggcaggtgggGTATGTGGGCAGGAAGCGGAAGCCTGGGCCACCCTTCACTGCAGACGAGCACTGAGCTCACTTCTCGCTCGACACAGCCAGAGCTGGAGGTGGGTGCCCGGCACGGAGGGGCCTGCGGACCAATG GCTCTGCCCTGCACCTTAGGGCTCGGGATGCTGCTGGCCCTGCCAGGGGCCTTGGGCTCGGGTGGCAGCGCAGAGGACAGCGTGGGCTCCAGCTCTGTCACCGttgtcctgctgctgctgctgctcctacTGCTGGCCACTGGCCTGGCACTGGCCTGGCGCCGCCTCAGCCGTGACTCAGGGGGCTACTACCACCCGGCCCGCCTAGGTGCCGCGCTGTGGGGCCGCACGCGGCGCCTGCTCTGGGCCAGCCCCCCAGGTCGCTGGCTGCAGGCCCGAGCTGAGCTGGGGTCCACAGACAATGACCTTGAGCGACAGGAGGATGAGCAGGACGCAGACTATGACCACGTCGCGGATGGTGGCCTGCAGGCTGACCCCGGGGAAGGCGAGCAGCAATGTGGAGAGGCGTCCAGCCCAGAGCAGGTCCCCGTGCGGGCTGAGGAAGCCAGAGACAGTGACACGGAGGGCGACCTGGTCCTCGGCTCCCCAGGACCAGCGAGCGCAGGGGGCAGTGCTGAGGCCCTGCTGAGTGACCTGCACGCCTTTGCTGGCAGCGCAGCCTGGGATGACAGCGCCAGGGCAGCTGGGGGCCAGGGCCTCCATGTCACCGCACTGTAG